The proteins below are encoded in one region of Rhinolophus sinicus isolate RSC01 linkage group LG07, ASM3656204v1, whole genome shotgun sequence:
- the NEFL gene encoding neurofilament light polypeptide translates to MSSFSYEPYYSTSYKRRYVETPRVHISSVRSGYSTARSAYSSYSAPVSSSLSVRRSYSSSSGSLMPSLENLDLSQVAAISNDLKSIRTQEKAQLQDLNDRFASFIERVHELEQQNKVLEAELLVLRQKHSEPSRFRALYEQEIRDLRLAAEDATNEKQALQGEREGLEETLRNLQARYEEEVLSREDAEGRLMEARKGADEAALARAELEKRIDSLMDEIAFLKKVHEEEIAELQAQIQYAQISVEMDVSSKPDLSAALKDIRAQYEKLAAKNMQNAEEWFKSRFTVLTESAAKNTDAVRAAKDEVSESRRLLKAKTLEIEACRGMNEALEKQLQELEDKQNADISAMQDTINKLENELRTTKSEMARYLKEYQDLLNVKMALDIEIAAYRKLLEGEETRLSFTSVGSITSGYSQSSQVFGRSAYGGLQTSSYLMSARSFPSYYTSHVQEEQIEVEETLASKTEEAKDEEEAEGEKEKEEGEEEDGEEEEAAKEDSEDTKEEEGGEGEEEDTKEDEEDEKKDEGAGEEQATKKKD, encoded by the exons ATGAGTTCCTTCAGCTACGAGCCGTATTACTCGACCTCCTACAAGCGGCGCTACGTGGAGACGCCCCGGGTGCACATTTCCAGCGTGCGCAGCGGCTACAGCACCGCGCGCTCCGCTTACTCCAGCTACTCGGCGCCGGTGTCCTCCTCGTTGTCGGTGCGCCGCAGCTACTCGTCCAGCTCGGGGTCCTTGATGCCCAGTCTCGAGAACCTTGACCTGAGCCAGGTCGCCGCCATCAGCAACGACCTTAAGTCGATCCGCACCCAGGAGAAGGCGCAGCTGCAGGACCTCAACGACCGCTTCGCCAGCTTCATCGAGCGCGTGCACGAGCTGGAGCAGCAGAACAAGGTCTTGGAAGCCGAGCTGCTGGTGCTGCGCCAGAAGCACTCCGAGCCGTCGCGCTTCCGGGCGCTGTACGAGCAGGAGATCCGCGACCTGCGCCTGGCGGCGGAAGACGCCACGAACGAGAAGCAAGCGCTGCAGGGCGAGCGCGAGGGGCTGGAGGAGACTCTGCGCAACCTGCAGGCGCGCTACGAAGAGGAGGTGCTGAGCCGCGAGGACGCCGAGGGCCGGCTGATGGAAGCGCGCAAAGGCGCCGACGAGGCGGCTCTCGCCCGCGCGGAGCTCGAAAAGCGCATCGACAGCCTGATGGACGAAATCGCCTTTCTAAAGAAGGTGCACGAAGAGGAGATCGCCGAGCTGCAGGCGCAGATCCAGTACGCGCAGATCTCCGTGGAGATGGACGTGTCCTCCAAGCCCGACCTCTCCGCCGCGCTCAAGGACATCCGCGCCCAGTACGAGAAGCTGGCTGCTAAGAACATGCAGAACGCTGAAGAGTGGTTCAAGAGCCGCTTCACGGTGCTGACGGAGAGCGCCGCCAAGAACACCGACGCGGTGCGCGCCGCCAAGGACGAGGTGTCCGAGAGCCGTCGCCTGCTCAAGGCCAAGACCCTGGAAATCGAAGCGTGCCGGGGCATGAACGAAGCGCTGGAGAAGCAGCTGCAGGAGCTGGAGGACAAGCAGAACGCCGACATTAGTGCTATGCAG GACACAatcaacaaattagaaaatgagtTGAGAACCACAAAGAGTGAAATGGCACGGTACTTAAAAGAATACCAAGATCTCCTCAATGTGAAGATGGCCTTGGACATTGAGATCGCGGCTTACAG GAAACTCTTGGAAGGTGAGGAGACCCGACTCAGTTTCACCAGCGTGGGAAGCATAACCAGTGGCTACTCCCAGAGCTCTCAGGTCTTTGGCCGATCTGCCTATGGTGGTTTACAGACCAGCTCCTACCTGATGTCGGCACGCTCCTTCCCGTCTTACTATACCAGCCACGTCCAGGAGGAGCAGATCGAGGTAGAGGAGACCTTGGCTTCAAAAACTGAGGAAGCCAAGGACGAAGAAGAAgctgaaggagagaaggagaaggaagagggagaagaagaggatggggaagaggaagaag cTGCCAAGGAAGACTCTGAGGACacgaaggaggaagaaggaggtgaAGGTGAAGAAGAAGACACCAAAGAAGACGAGGAGGATGAGAAAAAAGATGAAGGTGCTGGGGAGGAACAAGCAACCAAGAAGAAAGATTGA